A single window of Motacilla alba alba isolate MOTALB_02 chromosome 12, Motacilla_alba_V1.0_pri, whole genome shotgun sequence DNA harbors:
- the MST1 gene encoding hepatocyte growth factor-like protein isoform X2 has translation MQPVLGVLLALAAALGSGHRSPLNDFQRLRATELLAVPVDSPPPLPEQGTAEQCAQRCATSLACRAFHHDQQSQLCQLLPWTQHSPRIQLQKNIRYDLYQKKDYLQDCIVGDGSRYRGTRATTEKGLRCQHWQATTPHDHRFLPSPRNGLEENYCRNPDRDKRGPWCYTVDPNVRHQSCGIKKCEDAVCMTCNGEDYRGTVDHTESGTECQRWDLQHPHKHPYHPNKYPDKGLDDNYCRNPDSSERPWCYTTDPEREREYCRIRVCKKRPRPVNVTNGCFRGKGEGYRGRVNVTVSGIPCQRWDSQVPHKHHFVPEKYPCKDLQENYCRNPDGSEAPWCFTSRPTVRIAFCFHIRRCPDEQDAQECYHGHGKHYHGRVSKTRKGITCQPWAAQTPHEPQFSLATHPEAHLEENYCRNPDDDSHGPWCYTMDPRTPFDYCAIKPCSGSTVPSIMENTDAVTFEQCGQREERLQQKGRIVGGQPGNSPWTVSIRNRAGVHFCGGSLVKEQWVISTRQCFFSCDADLTGYEVQLGTLFKDPGPGDPDQQTIPIVRIVCGPSESQLVMLKLARPAALTRRVALICLPPERYVVPVGTVCEIAGWGETRGTADGSVLNVARLPVLAHGECDRALRGRLKESELCTAPLRAGVGACEGDYGGPLACLTADCWVLEGVITPSRVCARTDLPALFIRVSLYVDWIYKVMKMG, from the exons ATGCAGCCCGTGCTGGGGGTCCTGCTCGCCCTGGCCGCGGCTCTGGGCTCAG GCCACCGTTCACCCCTCAATGACTTCCAGCGCCTGCGAGCCACcgagctgctggcagtgcctgtggaCTCACCGCCGCCGCTGCCGGAGCAGGGCACTGCGGAGCAGTGTGCTCAGCGCTGTGCCACCAGCCTGGCTTGCCG GGCTTTCCACCATGACCAGCAGAGCCAGttgtgccagctgctgccctggaccCAGCACTCACCCCGCATCCAGCTGCAGAAGAACATCCGCTACGACCTGTACCAGAAGAAAG acTACCTGCAGGACTGCATCGTGGGCGATGGCTCCAGATACCGCGGCACACGGGCCACGACGGAGAAGGGGCTGCGCTGCCAGCATTGGCAAGCCACAACACCACACGATCACAG gttTCTGCCATCCCCTCGCAACGGGCTGGAGGAGAATTACTGCCGAAACCCTGACCGGGACAAGCGGGGCCCGTGGTGTTACACTGTTGATCCCAATGTCCGGCACCAGAGCTGCGGCATAAAGAAGTGTGAGGATG CTGTCTGCATGACCTGCAATGGGGAGGATTACCGTGGCACCGTGGACCACACCGAGTCAGGGACGGAGTGCCAGCGCTGGGACCTGCAGCACCCACACAAACACCCCTACCACCCCAACAA GTACCCTGACAAGGGGCTAGATGACAACTACTGCCGCAACCCTGACAGCTCCGAGCGGCCCTGGTGCTACACCACCGACCCCGAGCGGGAGCGCGAATACTGCCGCATCCGCGTCTGCA AAAAACGCCCACGGCCTGTCAATGTCACAAACGGCTGCTTCAGGGGCAAGGGTGAAGGCTACCGTGGCCGAGTGAATGTCACCGTGTCGGGGATCCCCTGCCAGCGCTGGGACTCCCAGGTGCCCCATAAGCACCACTTCGTGCCTGAGAAGTACCCGTGCAA GGACCTGCAGGAGAACTACTGCCGCAACCCCGACGGATCCGAGGCACCGTGGTGCTTCACTTCCCGCCCCACTGTCCGCATCGCCTTCTGCTTCCACATCCGCCGCTGCCCCGATGAGCAGGATGCCCAAG AGTGCTACCATGGCCACGGCAAGCACTACCACGGCCGCGTCAGCAAGACCCGCAAGGGAAtcacctgccagccctgggctgcccagaCACCCCACGAGCCCCA GTTCTCACTGGCCACCCACCCTGAGGCACACCTGGAGGAGAACTACTGCCGCAACCCCGATGACGACAGCCATGGCCCCTGGTGCTACACCATGGACCCTCGTACCCCCTTTGACTATTGTGCCATCAAGCCCTGTT ccgGCAGCACGGTGCCCTCCATCATGGAGAATACAG ACGCAGTGACATTTGAGCAATGTGGCCAGCgggaggagaggctgcagcagaagggGCGCATCGTTGGTGGCCAGCCTGGCAACTCGCCCTGGACTGTCAGCATCCGCAACCG ggctggCGTGCACTTCTGCGGGGGATCCCTGGTGAAGGAGCAGTGGGTGATCAGCACGCGCCAGTGCTTCTTCTCCTG cgATGCCGACCTGACGGGCTATGAGGTGCAGCTGGGGACGCTCTTCAAGGACCCTGGCCCTGGGGATCCTGACCAACAGACCATCCCCATCGTGCGGATTGTCTGCGGCCCCTCTGAgtcccagctggtgatgctgaaGCTGGCAAG GCCAGCTGCTCTGACCAGGCGTGTGGCCCTGATCTGCCTGCCCCCTGAGCGCTATGTTGTGCCCGTGGGCACTGTCTGCGAGATCGCCGGCTGGGGGGAAACCAGAG GCACGGCAGACGGCAGCGTGCTGAACGTGGCGCGGCTGCCGGTGCTGGCCCACGGCGAGTGCGACAGGGCGCTGCGTGGGCGCCTGAAGGAGAGTGAGCTGTGCACCGCCCCGCTGCGTGCCGGCGTGGGTGCCTGCGag GGCGATTATGGCGGACCACTGGCCTGCCTCACTGCTGACTGCTGGGTGCTGGAGGGGGTGATCACCCCCTCCCGTGTCTGTGCCCGCACTGACCTGCCCGCCCTCTTCATCCGTGTTTCCCTCTACGTTGACTGGATCTACAAGGTGATGAAGATGGGTTGA
- the MST1 gene encoding hepatocyte growth factor-like protein isoform X1, which yields MQPVLGVLLALAAALGSGHRSPLNDFQRLRATELLAVPVDSPPPLPEQGTAEQCAQRCATSLACRAFHHDQQSQLCQLLPWTQHSPRIQLQKNIRYDLYQKKDYLQDCIVGDGSRYRGTRATTEKGLRCQHWQATTPHDHRFLPSPRNGLEENYCRNPDRDKRGPWCYTVDPNVRHQSCGIKKCEDAVCMTCNGEDYRGTVDHTESGTECQRWDLQHPHKHPYHPNKYPDKGLDDNYCRNPDSSERPWCYTTDPEREREYCRIRVCTEKRPRPVNVTNGCFRGKGEGYRGRVNVTVSGIPCQRWDSQVPHKHHFVPEKYPCKDLQENYCRNPDGSEAPWCFTSRPTVRIAFCFHIRRCPDEQDAQECYHGHGKHYHGRVSKTRKGITCQPWAAQTPHEPQFSLATHPEAHLEENYCRNPDDDSHGPWCYTMDPRTPFDYCAIKPCSGSTVPSIMENTDAVTFEQCGQREERLQQKGRIVGGQPGNSPWTVSIRNRAGVHFCGGSLVKEQWVISTRQCFFSCDADLTGYEVQLGTLFKDPGPGDPDQQTIPIVRIVCGPSESQLVMLKLARPAALTRRVALICLPPERYVVPVGTVCEIAGWGETRGTADGSVLNVARLPVLAHGECDRALRGRLKESELCTAPLRAGVGACEGDYGGPLACLTADCWVLEGVITPSRVCARTDLPALFIRVSLYVDWIYKVMKMG from the exons ATGCAGCCCGTGCTGGGGGTCCTGCTCGCCCTGGCCGCGGCTCTGGGCTCAG GCCACCGTTCACCCCTCAATGACTTCCAGCGCCTGCGAGCCACcgagctgctggcagtgcctgtggaCTCACCGCCGCCGCTGCCGGAGCAGGGCACTGCGGAGCAGTGTGCTCAGCGCTGTGCCACCAGCCTGGCTTGCCG GGCTTTCCACCATGACCAGCAGAGCCAGttgtgccagctgctgccctggaccCAGCACTCACCCCGCATCCAGCTGCAGAAGAACATCCGCTACGACCTGTACCAGAAGAAAG acTACCTGCAGGACTGCATCGTGGGCGATGGCTCCAGATACCGCGGCACACGGGCCACGACGGAGAAGGGGCTGCGCTGCCAGCATTGGCAAGCCACAACACCACACGATCACAG gttTCTGCCATCCCCTCGCAACGGGCTGGAGGAGAATTACTGCCGAAACCCTGACCGGGACAAGCGGGGCCCGTGGTGTTACACTGTTGATCCCAATGTCCGGCACCAGAGCTGCGGCATAAAGAAGTGTGAGGATG CTGTCTGCATGACCTGCAATGGGGAGGATTACCGTGGCACCGTGGACCACACCGAGTCAGGGACGGAGTGCCAGCGCTGGGACCTGCAGCACCCACACAAACACCCCTACCACCCCAACAA GTACCCTGACAAGGGGCTAGATGACAACTACTGCCGCAACCCTGACAGCTCCGAGCGGCCCTGGTGCTACACCACCGACCCCGAGCGGGAGCGCGAATACTGCCGCATCCGCGTCTGCA CAGAAAAACGCCCACGGCCTGTCAATGTCACAAACGGCTGCTTCAGGGGCAAGGGTGAAGGCTACCGTGGCCGAGTGAATGTCACCGTGTCGGGGATCCCCTGCCAGCGCTGGGACTCCCAGGTGCCCCATAAGCACCACTTCGTGCCTGAGAAGTACCCGTGCAA GGACCTGCAGGAGAACTACTGCCGCAACCCCGACGGATCCGAGGCACCGTGGTGCTTCACTTCCCGCCCCACTGTCCGCATCGCCTTCTGCTTCCACATCCGCCGCTGCCCCGATGAGCAGGATGCCCAAG AGTGCTACCATGGCCACGGCAAGCACTACCACGGCCGCGTCAGCAAGACCCGCAAGGGAAtcacctgccagccctgggctgcccagaCACCCCACGAGCCCCA GTTCTCACTGGCCACCCACCCTGAGGCACACCTGGAGGAGAACTACTGCCGCAACCCCGATGACGACAGCCATGGCCCCTGGTGCTACACCATGGACCCTCGTACCCCCTTTGACTATTGTGCCATCAAGCCCTGTT ccgGCAGCACGGTGCCCTCCATCATGGAGAATACAG ACGCAGTGACATTTGAGCAATGTGGCCAGCgggaggagaggctgcagcagaagggGCGCATCGTTGGTGGCCAGCCTGGCAACTCGCCCTGGACTGTCAGCATCCGCAACCG ggctggCGTGCACTTCTGCGGGGGATCCCTGGTGAAGGAGCAGTGGGTGATCAGCACGCGCCAGTGCTTCTTCTCCTG cgATGCCGACCTGACGGGCTATGAGGTGCAGCTGGGGACGCTCTTCAAGGACCCTGGCCCTGGGGATCCTGACCAACAGACCATCCCCATCGTGCGGATTGTCTGCGGCCCCTCTGAgtcccagctggtgatgctgaaGCTGGCAAG GCCAGCTGCTCTGACCAGGCGTGTGGCCCTGATCTGCCTGCCCCCTGAGCGCTATGTTGTGCCCGTGGGCACTGTCTGCGAGATCGCCGGCTGGGGGGAAACCAGAG GCACGGCAGACGGCAGCGTGCTGAACGTGGCGCGGCTGCCGGTGCTGGCCCACGGCGAGTGCGACAGGGCGCTGCGTGGGCGCCTGAAGGAGAGTGAGCTGTGCACCGCCCCGCTGCGTGCCGGCGTGGGTGCCTGCGag GGCGATTATGGCGGACCACTGGCCTGCCTCACTGCTGACTGCTGGGTGCTGGAGGGGGTGATCACCCCCTCCCGTGTCTGTGCCCGCACTGACCTGCCCGCCCTCTTCATCCGTGTTTCCCTCTACGTTGACTGGATCTACAAGGTGATGAAGATGGGTTGA